Below is a genomic region from Scheffersomyces stipitis CBS 6054 chromosome 8, complete sequence.
ttcttccactaTAGTGGCCATGGAGGTCAGACCCCAGATAAGACAGGTGACGAAGCAGACGGTAATGATGAAGTAATCTATCCTTTGGATTTCGAAACTGCTGGGTTCATTGATGACGACACTTTACATGAAATTATGGTGAATCCTTTGCCCAAAGGTACAAGACTTACGGCCCTTTTCGACTCTTGTCACTCTGGATCTGTCTTGGATTTACCTTACACGTACTCTACCAAGGGTGTTATCAAGGAGCCCAAtttacttgaagaagctggtTCTGGCTTGTTGGACACCTTCAAGGCATACAGTCAAGGAAACCAGAAGGCTGTGGTTCAGGGTATCATGGGAGTGGCCAAGTCGTTCATGAATAAGGAGAGAGCTGAAAAGGCCAACGAAGTCACCAAACAGACCAAGACTTCCCCAGCCGATGTTATTACCTTGAGTGGGTGCAAAGATGACCAAACCAGTGCTGATGCTAAGGAAAACGGACAAGCCACTGGAGCTATGAGCTACTCGTTCTTGAAGGTGATGAGAGAGAATCCTAAACAGTCATATCTCAGTTTGTTGAATGGAACGAGAGACATCTTGGCCCTGAAGTATAGTCAAAAACCACAGCTCTCGTCTTCACATCCTATCGATACCAACTTGCAGTTTATCTTCTAGGATGGAAGCTAGTTCTAGTAGCTACTCCGACTAAATACTAACTGTTTGCTTTATATAAAATCAATTAAAATGAAAACGTAAGCCGTCACAActaaataaatatatataaataaatatttgTGTGTATATATAATCAAATAGCAAGCAAGAAATGAACGTTCGTGGCTGTTCATAGCTGGTATATCCTCTGTGGGAGCATGTTGTTTGAGTGTTTCATGAGAAGGATGATCAAGGAATTAATAAATAGTCTATACCTACCCGGGTTACATGATCGAGCAtcgttcttcttgtttggCTGGAGGGTTCTGGATAACTTCGATTTCGTCAATCAAGTTTTCAAACGCCTGGTTGATGTTGATATTTTCACGAACCGAACTCTCCAAGAATTTACATCCAAACGTCTTGGCCAACTGCTGCCCTTCTACTGTGTCTACTTGTCTCTGGTAGTTCAAATCGCATTTGTTTCCTATGAGAACCATAGGAATTGCATCAGTGCCAATGGAGTTAAGGATCTTGTCTCTGATGACAGAAATCAATTCAAATGATTGACGCAGTGTCACAGAGTAAACCAACAAATAGCCATGAATACCGATTAGATGTTTCTCGTTCATTATCAGAAACTCGTCCTGGCCCGCCGTATCCAAAATTTCTATGGCGTAGTCTTGgttcttgtagttgatCGTTTTCAGAAACTGGTTCTCTATGGTTGGATAGTATGACTCGACAAAATGGTCTTCGACAAAACGAACCGTCATTGAAGACTTTCCTACGGATCGGGAGCCAACCACGGCTATCTTACGAGCCTTGACCATTATGCTATATAGAAATGAAAGTTCCGGGAATGAAAGGAATTTGACAACTGATGTATAACAACAGTTTGGTACGTTGCAGTGGGGTGACCGCTAGCAACTAGGATTATTGTAAGTTCTTAATCAATCGATGAGCTGGCTACTTAAAATTGTTCAGCTGGCTTCGAAATTTAAATTTTCAAATGATTTGCAGATGGAGATCGATATCCAAGCGctcaagttgttgctggAGCAGCTAAAGCTTTTGTCGTTCAAAACTTTGCAGGGCTGGTGAGATGTGCTGAGATTCTACCAGAATTTAAAAACAGCTGATCAACTGGACCTTTATAAAATGCAAAAGGGCGGTCTTGTAGTTGGATTTGCTGCTGGATCCTGTTCGTATTTCTTGTCTTGTGTCTGACTTTAGTGTCCGACTGTCTGTTTGCGTTGCAGTTGTGGGTTGCAGCTGTGTCTGTCTGTCTGACTATTCTCGATGGTACTTATCTGTCTGTCTGCTGTGAGTCAGGCGATGGCCTCTGGTGATGTGTGGTATGCGAGTATTTCCTGGGGTACAGAAGATTCTAAGAGCACTACAAAAACGAC
It encodes:
- a CDS encoding putative cysteine protease (go_function caspase activity~go_process proteolysis and peptidolysis), whose protein sequence is EGYGRQESGRQESGRQESNYGRQESGYGREESGRQQVYDRQESRQDSQGYQRPQGEYSRPPGKPQSFGVDGYEYQYSNCNGSKKALLIGINYTGTANQLNGCVNDCNNVQEFLLQNGFSKDNIVLLNDQQTNKRSIPTRDNILDGVKWLVKDARANDSLFFHYSGHGGQTPDKTGDEADGNDEVIYPLDFETAGFIDDDTLHEIMVNPLPKGTRLTALFDSCHSGSVLDLPYTYSTKGVIKEPNLLEEAGSGLLDTFKAYSQGNQKAVVQGIMGVAKSFMNKERAEKANEVTKQTKTSPADVITLSGCKDDQTSADAKENGQATGAMSYSFLKVMRENPKQSYLSLLNGTRDILASKYSQKPQLSSSHPIDTNLQFIF
- the RHB1 gene encoding GTP-binding protein of the ras family (go_function GTP binding~go_process small GTPase mediated signal transduction), with the translated sequence MVKARKIAVVGSRSVGKSSMTVRFVEDHFVESYYPTIENQFSKTINYKNQDYAIEILDTAGQDEFSIMNEKHLIGIHGYLLVYSVTSRQSFELISVIRDKILNSIGTDAIPMVLIGNKCDLNYQRQVDTVEGQQLAKTFGCKFLESSVRENININQAFENLIDEIEVIQNPPAKQEERCSIM